ACGCGGTCGACGGCGGCCCGGCCGACGACTGCAACGGCCACGGTACGCACGTCGCGGGCACCGTCGGCGGCGGCGCGTACGGGGTGGCGAAGGGCGTCACGCTGGTCGGCGTACGGGTGCTCAACTGCGCCGGCAGCGGCACCATCGCCGGGGTGGTCGGCGGGGTGGACTGGGTCACCGCGAACGCGGTCAAGCCGGCGGTGGCCAACATGAGCCTCGGCGGCGGCGCGAACGCCACCCTCGACACCGCCGTCCGTAACTCGATCAACTCCGGGGTGACGTACGGCCTGGCGGCGGGGAACGACAACGGCTCCAACGCCTGCAACAGCTCACCGGCGCGGACCACCGAGGGGATCACCGTCGGCTCGACCACCAACACCGACGCCCGTTCCTCGTTCTCCAACATCGGTACCTGCCTGGACCTCTTCGCCCCCGGCTCGTCGATCACGTCCGCCTGGTACACCAACGACACGGCGACCAACACGATCAGCGGCACCTCGATGGCGACCCCGCACGTGGTGGGGGCGGCGGCCCTGGTGGCCAGCGTCAACCCGACCTGGTCCCCGCAACAGGTCCGTGACTTCCTGGTGGACAACGCCACCGACAACGTGGTGACCAACCCGGGCACCGGCTCACCCAACAAGCTGCTGTACGTGGTCAACGGCAGCACCCCGCCGCCGGCCGACGACTTCTCGGTGTCGGTGTCGCCGACGTCCGGCTCCACCACGCCGGGCGGTTCGGTGACCGCCACGGTCGCCACCGCCACCACCAACGGCTCGGCCCAGTCCGTCAGCCTCAGCGCCAGCGGGCTGCCCAGCGGGGCGACCGCCTCGTTCAGCCCGGCGAGCGTCACCTCGGGCGGCTCGTCGACGCTCACCGTCGCCACCTCGGCGGGCACCCCGGCCGGCTCGTACCCGGTGACCGTCACCGGCACCGGCGCGTCGGCCACCCGGACGGCCACCTTCACCCTGACGGTGACCGGCCCGGGTGGCTCCTGCTCGGGCAGCAACGGCACCGACGTCTCGATCCCGGACAGCGCCCTGGCCGGGGTGACCAGCTCGATCGTGATCGCCGGCTGCGGCCGGGCCGCCTCGGCCTCGTCCTCGGTCGCGGTGAAGATCGTCCACACCTACCGGGGTGACCTGGTCATCGACCTGCTCGCCCCGGACGGCACCGCCTACCGGCTGAAGAACAGCAGCATCCTGGACGGTGCCGACGACGTCGACGCCACGTACTCGGTGAACCTCTCGGCGAAGGCGGCGGACGGCACCTGGCAGTTGCGCGTCCGGGACGTCTTCTCCGGTGACACCGGCTACGTCGACACCTGGTCCCTGACCCTCTGACCCGACCCGGCCTGCCCGCACCTCCCGTGCGGGCAGGCCGGTGGCCAGTTTCCTGGTTGTGGTGGCTTCCACTCCTGCCATGGTCCCCCATAACCAGGAAACTGCGCGATCCCGGGAGCCGGTCAGGCGGGCCGCCGGGCGGTGCAGGGGGTCTCGTGGCCGGCGCGGAGGATGCATCGGCGGCCGTTGGCGAGCCGGATGTCGCAGAAGACCCGATGATGCACTGTCTGGTCGTCCTCGGCGGAGACGGTGGTCTCGCCGGGATCGATGCTCGTGATGAAGGCCAGCGGTCCTGGCGAGTAACTTGGCGCGAACCAGGTCCGGGGCGTCCACCGGCAGGTGGATGACGTAGCGATCACTCATGTCGGTTGGTTCTGGTCGGCGCACTGGGTCAGGTGCCAGGTCTGCCAGGCAGCCAGTGCGTTCCGTAACCGGGCAGCCTCCGCCCGGCTGGCGACGAGCGCCGTCTGCGCCGTCGTGAGTTCCTTCGCGACCCGATCGAGGAAGGCGGCGACCTCGAACAGGTCCGCACCACGGCGGCGCACCGTGAAGGTGCGCCCCC
Above is a window of Micromonospora yangpuensis DNA encoding:
- a CDS encoding S8 family peptidase, which encodes MGIPHRSVLVGVAALAMLAAATPAMAAEPVGPVRAAGGATAVAGSYIVVFKDSAVGRSRVGDNANRLVGRHGGTVARTYGAALRGFEARVDADAAARIAADPAVAYVEQNHTVSIAGTQANPPSWGLDRIDQRNLPLDSSYTYPNTASNVHAYIIDTGIRFSHSDFGGRAVTGFDAVDGGPADDCNGHGTHVAGTVGGGAYGVAKGVTLVGVRVLNCAGSGTIAGVVGGVDWVTANAVKPAVANMSLGGGANATLDTAVRNSINSGVTYGLAAGNDNGSNACNSSPARTTEGITVGSTTNTDARSSFSNIGTCLDLFAPGSSITSAWYTNDTATNTISGTSMATPHVVGAAALVASVNPTWSPQQVRDFLVDNATDNVVTNPGTGSPNKLLYVVNGSTPPPADDFSVSVSPTSGSTTPGGSVTATVATATTNGSAQSVSLSASGLPSGATASFSPASVTSGGSSTLTVATSAGTPAGSYPVTVTGTGASATRTATFTLTVTGPGGSCSGSNGTDVSIPDSALAGVTSSIVIAGCGRAASASSSVAVKIVHTYRGDLVIDLLAPDGTAYRLKNSSILDGADDVDATYSVNLSAKAADGTWQLRVRDVFSGDTGYVDTWSLTL
- a CDS encoding DivIVA domain-containing protein, coding for MRSLLRPLMSRRSSPGDVRPGAPNRPPVEAYQPVLHMPLRPRQVRGRTFTVRRRGADLFEVAAFLDRVAKELTTAQTALVASRAEAARLRNALAAWQTWHLTQCADQNQPT